The genomic interval acacacacagacatgcagccacacagaaacacacacaaacacacacttatatacacgTTTAattcagttcacacacacacacaaaacccaaacacacacatacagagacacacagacataaagacacacacactcaaatacatatattcaactcaattcatgcacacacacgcacacacataaacctgaatatgtacacacaaaaacacacacacacacacacttacatacacatatttaatttagttcacacataaacacaaatacagacagacacacacacacacacacacacacgcataaaacccaaaaacacacagacatacacacacacgaacccaaacacacacatacagacatagaCACACACTATTATACGCATATTCAACTCAAttcagacacgcacacacataaacacacacaaacacacacttatatacacatatttaattcagttcacacacacacaaaacccaaacacacaaaaacagacacacaaacacactcagacacccacacacacacacacaaacacactcagacagccacacacacacacaaacacactcagacacccacacacacacacacaaacacactcagacagccacacacacacacaaacacactcagacacccacacacacacacacacactcagacacccacacacacacacaaacacactcagacacccacacacacaaacacactcagacacccacacacacacacaaacacactcagacacccacacacacacacaaacacactcagacacccacacacacacacacaaacacactcagacacccacacacacacacaaacacactcagacacccacacacacacacaaacatactcagacacccacacacacaaacacactcagacacccacacacacacacacaaacacactcagacaccaacacacacatacaaaaaacagacacacaaacacactcagacacccacacacacacacaaacacactcagacacccacacacaaacacactcagacaccaacacacacatacaaaaaacagacacacaaacacactcagacacccacacacacacacaaacacactcagacacccacacacacataaacacactcagacacccacacacacacacacacactcagacacccacacacacacacacacactcagacacccacacacacacacacacactcagacacccacacacacacacacacactcagacacccacacacacacaaacacacacagacccacacacacacacattatcctCAATATCTGCAGTGTTATGAACTGAAAGGCACCCTCCAGCACGGTCAGGCCTGCGCCGTGGATGAAATGAGACGCAACACACGCAGGTTTTTTgcattaatttgtatattttgcaTTAAAGTTAACATGTTTCCATCGGTTCGCTCACGCTGCAGTAAGTGTTGATATCTTGTTATATTCAGACATGAGTAAATCTGTCCTTTGcaataaatatcataaaataatagAGCTTCACATAATAAATATCTTTGTACAACAACATCGACAACGAGAAGAAAAGATTTAGCAGTCTTAAACATTTGCTTTTCAAAAAATAGGCCTAAATTCCTCTTCTGCATCTGAACGCACATCTCTATATGAACACAACGGCTGCCGCTGATCTGTCAGAGCTCCCCCCGTCCTGCTACAGAGATCTGGCATCAAGTCCTTCACAGGTTTGGTTTCCATCAAAGCACCGTCGCTGAACTCTCTGCTGTCAGACAGTAGCTGCGCACAGTCAGGTGAGGCGAACGCCGCTTCACTAAATAAACCTCCATCCGGAGAGGGGGCGGGGCTTATGTGGTGCTCATTAGCATATCTCCTATTATAGGCATGTTTCCTGTTTCGGCATCCTGCAGCAGCTTCCCTCAGCTAGAGATACATTTGGCGATATACAGCGGGTAAaacaagtattgaacatgtcCGGATTTTACCTTATAAGAGTCGTTAGAAAATGACCCAGATTTTACATAACAATCCAAACATTCTGATGAAACTAAACTCAGAAATATGTGTAATAGCAATGCATTGACACAAGGAGAAGGTACTGACATCtgtttcatattttcattcattttccttcagcttagtcccttatttatcaggggtcgccactgaggaaggaaccgacaactattccagcatatgttttacacagtagatgcccttccagctgcaacccagtactgggaaacactcaaacacactcacttcacacacacactcatacactacagccaatttagttgatcaattcccctatagcgcatgtgtttggactgtgggggaaactggagcacccagaggaaacccacaccaacacggggagaacatgcaaactccactcagaaaatgacaactgacccagccgggactcgaactagcgacattcttgctgttaggtgacagtactaaccaccgAGCCATGGTGTTGCCCCTGTATTTAATCCTTAATCATATAGAGAACGGAGCTGCATACATTCCTCAGGTGTGATTTGTCTCCTATAATTCAACTATTTCCCCCCATAACTcttctagcagctttattttcttttctgataTCAGCTGAGAAAGCCCTTATACTCatctgttcaatacttttcccttgtgtcatttcatttgatcACACACATCTAAATTCCTAAACTATTGACGTGTGTTTCCTTTGTGTGTTTGGATTACTTTAGGTGTTACTGGCATCTACTGACAATTTCATTTcatcagcacctttagaaatctgagttcagatgcaaaagcctctgaAGTGTCCTCTGAAATCTTCTAAAAGTAGCATTTCAGCCTCgtctgtttatgttcagttaattCACTTAATGCCAAAGAATTggtgctttagggtggagctatcagtactttGGGGTGGAGCTACCAGTAcgttagggcggggctatcaatcaTTTACAGCAGAGCTATTAGTCCATTAGGGCGGGGATTTCAATCCCTTAGGGCAGGACTATTACTCCTTCAGGGCGGGGATATTAATCCTTCACAGAGGGTTTTATCAGTCTTTTGGGGCGGGGCTGTCAGCTATTTAAGGCGTGGCTATCGGTACTTTAAGGTGGGGCTTTCAGTCATTTAAGGCAGggcaatcagtcctttagggcaaggctatcaaacctttagggcgggactatctgTCCTTTGGGGCGGGGATATCAAtactttagggcgggactatcagtcctttagggtggggctatcaataCTTAAGGGCAGAGCTATTAGTCCTTCAGGGCGAGGATATCGATCCTTTAGAGCGGGGCTATAAGTCTTTTGGGGCGGGGCTttcagttatttagggcgggactatcggTACCTTAGGGTAGGGTTTTCAGTACTTTAAGGCCTGGCTATCAGTTCTTcaaggcagggctatcagttatttagggcggggctatctgaACTTTAGGGTGGGgttttcagtcctttagggcagggctatcagggGCATGTCTATTTTCTGTCCtgctttcatccattcatctatcttcGTCTTCCTAAATTTTGTTTCACAACAGCCATCTTCCAATAATCCAGttatttagggcaggactatcggTACTTTAGGGTAGGGCTTTCAGTACTTTAAGGCctggctatcagttctttaaggcggggctatctgAACTTTAGGGTGGGgttttcagtcctttagggcggagctatcagggcGTGTCTAGTTTCTGTCTTACTTTTATCCATTCATCAGTCTTTCTAAATTATGTTTCACAACAGCCATCTTCCAATAATCCAATCGGATCCCAAAGGATGAAATAATTCACCACCTTATATTATTTTCTCATTTCAAGACGCTTTCAATTGGACGCACATCACGATAGTGGAAAAACTTCCATTTCATGCTGATGAATAACCAAACATAAACATCGGAGGCTGAGCCAAATGCTCATTTTAGTCTGATGGCATttatgaactcttcatatgtttttGCTTGAGAGAAATCCTGATGTGTCACCAATACTCATTTTACTCTCCATACATCATCAGTTCGGGCCTCAGGACGGTTTCCCCGGTGTGTGTCCCGGCGTCTGGTTCCAGCTCTGCAGTTTGCAGTAAACAGTGTTGGAGTTCTTGCAGCGGCAGCCGGGCCGCGTCAGCCGATCATGACACGAGTTGCAGGCTTTAACGCAGCCTTTAGCCGGCAGATAGCACAGCAGGCAGGGAAACAGCGCCGCCATCAGGCCCATGCACAGAAACCGCGAGCAGCACTGCGGATGCGATAAGGAACACGGCCTGTCAGCGCAGGCGTCTCCAACATCATCATCGTCCTTGGAGCAATGATAAAAAAGCCCCTTCACCAAACACATGCATGTGCCCTGCTCTATGATGTTCTCTGCCGAACACAAGCACAATCCGTTGCATGCGAGCCGCGCCGGCAGCACCCGCGGTGCCGTGCACTCGCTGCATTTACACTTCCCGCAGCTCTCGCAGATGTACAGATGCGTAGAGTCTCTGTTATCCACATGCATCTGTTTCAGGGGAGCGTCCGGCGGCAGGAAAGCAGAGTTCAGAGATTTGGGCTGAGTCCGTACGGTGTTTCTGTGATTCTGTGGTGTTCCGGAGAGTAAACCCAGCTCTGATCCTGCACTGCTGCTGCTCTCGGAGCTCCCGGTGCTGGTGGATCTGCTGAGGCCCGGCGGACGCACTAATAACGAGGATTGCGGCTCGTAATTATTATTGACGTTCACCAGGATCACTTCATGAGTCCTCtcgtgtttgtgtgcatggcgCGGTGGCGGCGGGGGTCCCAGGGCAGGTCTGCGGGGGACAGCCGGGCCCTCGGTGTACTCGTTGCTACTGCGGATGGCTTTGATTTGGTCCAGGGACAGGACGGCCCCGGGGTCCGCATGCCCACGCTGACCATGGAGATCCATAAGACACGATCAGCAACTCCAGACCACACAGCAATGCTCATCTGACAGCCTGagcgagagagacagagagagatttTAGGATTTAGAAGCACTTCATTACAATGATGTACaggtgtaatggatcacggttgatctATGATCCAtaggatcacaacccacggttcagaACACACGTAACCAACATAAGGATGGCAGAAAGATCACATGTATTAAAGCATTTAGCCTTCCCTGTAAAGTATAATGACAACAGAAGATGTTGTGGAGGCACCTAAAGGCTTTCTTAGGTCATTAGAGGTGTTTTCTGGCAACCCTTGTTtaacctgcattaatgcattcagtgtaagctgcactaTTGATCATTAAAAGATCGAGATCTCAATTCAAACACCCACGACACATCATTATAAATGTGCGTATGTTTAATAATCCTTCAAAGCGCTGCACTGGAATCTGGGTTTGATCAAGGAAGAGATTCAGTCTTTGAGTTAGTTATAACGTTACAATCCAATAACACACAAGCACTGGGAGAGCAGTTTACAGTTCAGATACAACACTGATGTTTACGGTAAATACTTGTAAATTGCAGGTTGTGTCTGTTATAATCAAGTTTCTTGCAgttctgtttctgtaataaatggaaaactAATGACATTTGTCTcgtcccctttttggctgatatGTAAACAGAAACCTTAGTGTGATCCCGAACCGTGGGATCTGTGATCCATTCCACCATTATGATTATATATCAAAAAGCACATATTTATAGCCCCGTATATTGaacaagagagagagattttaGATTTTACAGGTACTTCATTACAAATACGCAATTAAAAATCAATCAACAATCCCCAAGATGACTATAACttcttgaaaatgaaattattctcTGCAATAAAAAGCAGATCTTTAAGACAGAGATTTTACAGGtgctttattactttattacttgctttaaatgttttacttcaatcaaatgaacttttctagtcatctgaacttaaaccaaacaaaacaaactgaccAAACATATTTAGTTAAGCTTTGTATGACTTATAaccagggccagacggaatctgcggacgctttttgctatttctgtggatttctgcggatttattttgggagtatcataactaaaatcttaatttgtgaaataaaaaaaaaacttgtatttaatgtttacaatgcaaatccaattagatccactttatttggtaaacaaagcaagtctctcatataatatctctactaaaagacagaaaatattactgtacacactgtattgtacataaatcagat from Danio aesculapii chromosome 14, fDanAes4.1, whole genome shotgun sequence carries:
- the spry1 gene encoding protein sprouty homolog 1, coding for MDLHGQRGHADPGAVLSLDQIKAIRSSNEYTEGPAVPRRPALGPPPPPRHAHKHERTHEVILVNVNNNYEPQSSLLVRPPGLSRSTSTGSSESSSSAGSELGLLSGTPQNHRNTVRTQPKSLNSAFLPPDAPLKQMHVDNRDSTHLYICESCGKCKCSECTAPRVLPARLACNGLCLCSAENIIEQGTCMCLVKGLFYHCSKDDDDVGDACADRPCSLSHPQCCSRFLCMGLMAALFPCLLCYLPAKGCVKACNSCHDRLTRPGCRCKNSNTVYCKLQSWNQTPGHTPGKPS